In one window of Chryseobacterium phocaeense DNA:
- a CDS encoding polysaccharide deacetylase family protein — MKEKIISLLAAFEWEDIARSFPMDYCLPVYHCVSDENLPHIRNIIQYKNTKQFEEDLDYLSKHFRWVTWSEFKDFVNGNFKSEKKIALLTFDDGFREFYDIVLPVLERKGIYACNFINPAFIDNHELMFRCKASLIIDAAEKAKTADPEIYRMLSPENPSKEAFRQEILKISYHQRAILDQLTERLGIDCKAYLKEYKPYLTTDQLKTLTKKGYGISSHSWDHPKYGELSLEEQLESTDKTFNYLKENDFLYESFAFPFTDFGVKKNFFDELFKNEEIFCSFGSAGAKLDSIERNFHRIPMEMGESGEQIIRKEAAYFRLKKLINKNKITRR, encoded by the coding sequence ATGAAAGAAAAAATCATCAGTTTACTGGCCGCATTCGAATGGGAAGATATTGCAAGATCTTTTCCGATGGATTATTGTTTGCCTGTCTATCATTGTGTTTCTGATGAAAATTTGCCACATATCCGGAACATTATTCAATATAAAAATACAAAGCAGTTTGAAGAAGATCTGGACTATCTTTCAAAGCATTTCCGGTGGGTAACCTGGTCAGAATTTAAAGATTTTGTCAATGGAAATTTTAAGTCTGAAAAAAAGATTGCACTCCTCACTTTTGATGATGGATTCCGGGAATTTTATGATATCGTGCTTCCCGTTCTGGAACGGAAGGGAATATACGCCTGCAACTTTATCAATCCCGCGTTTATCGACAATCATGAGCTGATGTTCAGATGTAAGGCAAGTCTGATTATTGATGCCGCAGAAAAAGCAAAAACGGCAGATCCTGAAATCTACAGGATGCTTTCACCCGAAAATCCATCAAAGGAAGCCTTCAGACAAGAGATTCTTAAGATCAGTTATCATCAGAGAGCAATCCTTGATCAGCTTACGGAAAGACTTGGAATCGACTGTAAAGCTTATCTGAAAGAATACAAGCCTTATCTGACCACCGATCAGCTGAAAACGCTGACTAAAAAGGGCTACGGTATTTCCTCTCACAGCTGGGATCACCCCAAGTACGGGGAACTTTCACTGGAAGAGCAACTGGAAAGTACGGACAAAACATTTAATTATTTAAAGGAAAATGATTTTCTTTACGAAAGTTTTGCATTTCCGTTCACTGATTTTGGGGTGAAAAAAAACTTTTTCGATGAATTATTTAAGAATGAGGAAATATTCTGCAGCTTTGGAAGTGCAGGAGCCAAATTGGACAGCATAGAAAGAAATTTTCATAGGATCCCAATGGAAATGGGCGAAAGCGGCGAACAGATCATCAGAAAAGAGGCTGCTTACTTTAGACTCAAAAAACTGATCAACAAAAACAAAATAACACGAAGATGA